One stretch of Halapricum desulfuricans DNA includes these proteins:
- the uppS gene encoding polyprenyl diphosphate synthase, with protein MRSLLRGPATRLYETLLEWEVSGTPDHVAVIQDGNRRYAREQGEDATDGHREGAETTEAVLDWCEQLGIEELTLYAFSTENFERPADEREALFDLLERKLREFADADRVHEAGVRIRAIGETERLPERVQDAIAYADRRTRSYDQFQLNVALAYGGRAELLNAARGIARDVRDGDLDPDAVDVETVDRRLYDGPTRDVDLIIRTGGDERTSNFLPWHANGNEAAVYFCAPYWPEFRKIDLLRAVRTYESREASWRKTRLQRALALVQAIENERGDGGKLLERLRERLPREQADALSEQADVERVAD; from the coding sequence GTGCGATCGTTGCTCCGCGGACCGGCGACGCGGCTGTACGAGACGCTTCTGGAGTGGGAGGTGTCGGGAACGCCGGACCACGTCGCTGTCATTCAGGACGGCAATCGGCGGTACGCCCGCGAGCAGGGCGAGGACGCCACTGACGGTCACAGAGAGGGGGCCGAGACGACTGAAGCGGTCCTCGACTGGTGTGAGCAACTCGGGATCGAAGAGCTGACGCTGTATGCCTTCTCGACGGAGAACTTCGAGCGACCGGCCGACGAGCGCGAGGCGCTGTTCGATCTCCTCGAGCGGAAGCTCCGGGAGTTCGCGGACGCAGATCGCGTCCACGAGGCGGGCGTTCGGATCCGTGCGATCGGCGAGACTGAGCGCCTGCCGGAGCGAGTGCAGGACGCGATCGCCTACGCCGACCGGCGCACGCGGTCGTACGATCAGTTCCAGCTCAACGTCGCGCTGGCGTACGGCGGCCGTGCCGAGCTGCTCAACGCGGCCCGGGGCATCGCCCGAGACGTACGCGACGGCGACCTCGATCCCGACGCAGTCGACGTCGAGACGGTCGACCGTCGTCTGTACGACGGGCCGACTCGCGACGTCGATCTCATCATCCGGACCGGCGGAGACGAGCGGACCTCGAACTTCCTGCCGTGGCACGCCAACGGTAACGAAGCCGCCGTGTACTTCTGTGCCCCCTACTGGCCGGAGTTCCGGAAGATCGACCTCTTGCGAGCGGTCCGGACCTACGAGTCTCGGGAGGCGTCCTGGCGCAAGACCAGACTGCAGCGCGCGCTCGCACTGGTGCAAGCAATCGAAAACGAACGCGGCGACGGCGGGAAGCTTCTCGAACGCCTCCGCGAGCGGCTCCCTCGCGAGCAGGCCGACGCGCTATCCGAGCAGGCCGACGTCGAACGGGTCGCGGACTGA